A single region of the Anas platyrhynchos isolate ZD024472 breed Pekin duck chromosome 6, IASCAAS_PekinDuck_T2T, whole genome shotgun sequence genome encodes:
- the VSIR gene encoding V-type immunoglobulin domain-containing suppressor of T-cell activation isoform X1 codes for MERVTPPPLLLLLALLALLASHGGTLALLVTAPYARCVCPEGQNVTLSCRVSGPLADRHDLLYKTWYFSSAGDQSCSEKQHIRNLTERELHHVEPGRHHGTAPNGTARAPHGWQGGHRGVEFVPNHHGAFHIVVMNLTLQDSGNYCCYAMEVRREHGKPQTLQVAHGFVELQIQRGRGELQNCTFYTANSKDITAAALATGACIVGILCLPLILVLIYKQRQAVSSRRAHELVRMESSSAQGIENPVFEALPAGSVEPRPRPQLSYLASRQPSESGRHLLSEPNTPLSPPGPGDCFFPTLDPVPDSPNSLKA; via the exons ATGGAGCGGGTGAcaccgccgccgctgctgctgctgctggccctgctcgcCCTGCTGGCTTCCCACG GAGGGACGCTGGCGCTGCTGGTGACGGCGCCCTACGCGCGCTGCGTCTGCCCGGAGGGGCAGAACGTCACCCTGAGCTGCCGGGTGAGCGGGCCCCTGGCCGACCGCCACGACCTGCTCTACAAAACCTGGTACTTCAGCAGCGCCGGCGACCAGAGCTGCAGCGAGAAGCAGCACATCCGCAACCTGACCGAGAGGGAGCTGCACCACGTGGAGCCCGGCCGGCACCACGGCACGGCGCCCAACGGCACCGCCAGGGCCCCCCACGGGTGGCAGGGCGGCCACCGCGGCGTGGAGTTTGTCCCCAAccaccacggggctttccacaTCGTGGTGATGAACCTGACGCTGCAGGACAGCGGGAATTACTGCTGCTACGCCATGGAGGTGCGGCGGGAGCACGGCAAGCCCCAGACCCTGCAGGTGGCTCACGGCTTCGTGGAGCTGCAGATCCAGAGAG gcagaggagagcttcAAAACTGCACGTTTTACACCGCCAACAGCAAAg ATATCACGGCCGCTGCGCTGGCGACGGGCGCCTGCATCGTGGGCATCCTCTGCCTGCCCCTCATCTTGGTGCTGATTTACAAACAGAGGCAAGCGGTCAGCAGCAGAC GTGCCCACGAGCTGGTCCGAATGGAGAG cagcagtgcccagggCATCGAGAACCCCGTCTTCGAGGCGCTCCCCGCGGGCAGCGtggagccccggccccggccccagctctCCTACCTGGCCAGCCGGCAGCCCTCCGAATCCGGCCGGCACCTCCTCTCCGAGCCCAAcacccccttgtcccccccggGCCCCGGGGACTGCTTCTTCCCCACGCTGG ACCCCGTTCCCGACTCGCCGAATTCCTTGAAAGCCTAA
- the VSIR gene encoding V-type immunoglobulin domain-containing suppressor of T-cell activation isoform X2 — protein MERVTPPPLLLLLALLALLASHGGTLALLVTAPYARCVCPEGQNVTLSCRVSGPLADRHDLLYKTWYFSSAGDQSCSEKQHIRNLTERELHHVEPGRHHGTAPNGTARAPHGWQGGHRGVEFVPNHHGAFHIVVMNLTLQDSGNYCCYAMEVRREHGKPQTLQVAHGFVELQIQRGRGELQNCTFYTANSKDITAAALATGACIVGILCLPLILVLIYKQRQAVSSRRAHELVRMESSAQGIENPVFEALPAGSVEPRPRPQLSYLASRQPSESGRHLLSEPNTPLSPPGPGDCFFPTLDPVPDSPNSLKA, from the exons ATGGAGCGGGTGAcaccgccgccgctgctgctgctgctggccctgctcgcCCTGCTGGCTTCCCACG GAGGGACGCTGGCGCTGCTGGTGACGGCGCCCTACGCGCGCTGCGTCTGCCCGGAGGGGCAGAACGTCACCCTGAGCTGCCGGGTGAGCGGGCCCCTGGCCGACCGCCACGACCTGCTCTACAAAACCTGGTACTTCAGCAGCGCCGGCGACCAGAGCTGCAGCGAGAAGCAGCACATCCGCAACCTGACCGAGAGGGAGCTGCACCACGTGGAGCCCGGCCGGCACCACGGCACGGCGCCCAACGGCACCGCCAGGGCCCCCCACGGGTGGCAGGGCGGCCACCGCGGCGTGGAGTTTGTCCCCAAccaccacggggctttccacaTCGTGGTGATGAACCTGACGCTGCAGGACAGCGGGAATTACTGCTGCTACGCCATGGAGGTGCGGCGGGAGCACGGCAAGCCCCAGACCCTGCAGGTGGCTCACGGCTTCGTGGAGCTGCAGATCCAGAGAG gcagaggagagcttcAAAACTGCACGTTTTACACCGCCAACAGCAAAg ATATCACGGCCGCTGCGCTGGCGACGGGCGCCTGCATCGTGGGCATCCTCTGCCTGCCCCTCATCTTGGTGCTGATTTACAAACAGAGGCAAGCGGTCAGCAGCAGAC GTGCCCACGAGCTGGTCCGAATGGAGAG cagtgcccagggCATCGAGAACCCCGTCTTCGAGGCGCTCCCCGCGGGCAGCGtggagccccggccccggccccagctctCCTACCTGGCCAGCCGGCAGCCCTCCGAATCCGGCCGGCACCTCCTCTCCGAGCCCAAcacccccttgtcccccccggGCCCCGGGGACTGCTTCTTCCCCACGCTGG ACCCCGTTCCCGACTCGCCGAATTCCTTGAAAGCCTAA